A single region of the Manihot esculenta cultivar AM560-2 chromosome 12, M.esculenta_v8, whole genome shotgun sequence genome encodes:
- the LOC110627272 gene encoding transcription factor HEC1, with amino-acid sequence MDVDMMKSSPSSGDEHMDMMTMMMQMEKLPDFCEPFHNTSTSSLQEIQFSNGNVTSPPIYHNPHASSASLMSPHPSMLFMATSMEEPLTGSLQPNMVTSKFKYSHPFPNANSFLSSMEKKNSTAAIREMIFRIAAMQPIHIDPESVKPPKRRNVKISKDPQSVAARHRRERISERIRILQRLVPGGTKMDTASMLDEAIHYVKFLKKQVQSLEQAGANRPMAGFPFSGLTMHNMGYSSLVKNRQPAPNMVGSMLR; translated from the coding sequence ATGGACGTTGACATGATGAAATCATCACCATCATCAGGAGATGAACACATGGACATGATGACAATGATGATGCAGATGGAAAAGCTTCCTGATTTCTGTGAGCCTTTCCACAATACTTCTACTTCTTCCCTGCAAGAAATCCAATTCTCCAATGGAAATGTAACCTCACCACCTATTTATCATAACCCACATGCCTCTTCAGCATCACTCATGAGCCCACATCCTTCCATGCTATTTATGGCTACTTCAATGGAAGAACCCTTGACGGGATCTCTCCAACCAAATATGGTCACTAGCAAATTCAAGTATTCACATCCATTCCCAAATGCAAACTCGTTCTTATCTTCAATGGAGAAGAAGAACTCCACCGCAGCAATTAGAGAGATGATCTTTCGTATAGCTGCGATGCAGCCCATTCATATCGACCCAGAATCGGTTAAGCCTCCAAAGAGAAGGAACGTGAAGATATCAAAGGATCCACAGAGTGTGGCAGCCAGACATAGGAGGGAAAGAATAAGTGAGAGGATAAGGATTCTGCAGAGACTAGTGCCAGGAGGAACCAAAATGGACACTGCTTCTATGTTAGATGAGGCTATACATTATGTGAAGTTCTTGAAAAAGCAAGTGCAATCTTTAGAACAAGCTGGGGCTAATAGACCAATGGCTGGCTTTCCATTCTCAGGATTGACAATGCATAATATGGGTTACTCTTCTTTGGTGAAGAATCGCCAACCAGCTCCAAACATGGTGGGCTCAATGCTCAGATGA
- the LOC110627733 gene encoding protein RALF-like 34: MKHSCNPVTAQHFHSISNLHVTSCPPKLFLFTSAILASHCSSALSMAAPSLSLFSFFFFICLALSSIIHAQVEESGLKISADALEWPMAMSMYSDLDEKSEFGDGLIDLDGEEDGDEEMGVRRSLFWRRVHYYISYGALAANRIPCPPRSGRSYYTHNCFKARAPVNPYSRGCSRITRCRR, from the coding sequence ATGAAGCACAGCTGTAATCCAGTCACTGCTCAGCATTTTCACTCTATCTCAAACCTCCATGTGACTTCTTGTCCCCCAAAACTCTTCCTTTTCACCTCCGCCATTTTAGCTTCCCACTGCTCTTCTGCTCTCTCCATGGCagctccttctctctctctcttctccttcttcttcttcatctgtCTCGCTCTCAGCTCAATTATCCATGCCCAGGTGGAAGAATCAGGCTTGAAGATATCAGCGGACGCGCTAGAATGGCCGATGGCGATGTCCATGTACAGCGATTTGGATGAGAAAAGTGAGTTCGGTGATGGGCTCATAGATTTAGATGGCGAGGAGGATGGTGATGAAGAAATGGGTGTCCGTAGATCTTTGTTCTGGAGAAGAGTACATTACTATATCTCGTATGGAGCTCTCGCAGCTAATAGGATCCCTTGTCCTCCCCGTTCTGGGAGATCATATTACACCCACAATTGTTTCAAGGCCAGAGCTCCAGTTAATCCATACTCCAGAGGATGTTCGAGGATCACTCGCTGCAGGAGATGA